The following coding sequences lie in one Silene latifolia isolate original U9 population chromosome 5, ASM4854445v1, whole genome shotgun sequence genomic window:
- the LOC141655727 gene encoding uncharacterized protein LOC141655727: MSLVQRYGKPDFFVTITCNANWPEIKNELARGEEAQNRPDIVARVFRAKLMALKKKIVEDKIFGEVAAFVYVVEFQKRGLPHAHLLLIMKPCSKMNCPEDFDKFVSAEIPPMTNESLRTAVLKHMMHGPCGRLDPDRQCMKHKKTEGHCKYSYPKPFASDTTNSDDGYPVYKRRDTGESAKIRGHDLNNQWVIPYNPYLLDLFDCHLNVEVCSTIQAVKYLYKYVYKGHDKISFNVAAEGEVKVVDEIEQYQSGRWVSPVEAIWRIYGFDLFEIHPPVMPLPVHLPCMQSIQLRPHENLSRVVSDEKRIRTPLTEFFRLNSVNSEAANQNAITNQAANHSASTNQPVEKYLYPNFTEHYRWDTTQRTWFKRKTKSIVIGRLVFVSPSEGERYFLRLLLAHVKAPKSFEDLRTVNGQLFTTYQEAALELRLVEQDNMVDLCLNEAIAVQMLFALRHLFATRSFLRQPKDPPTFGISTTLHSLKITQENTHATPILYGFLPFVS, encoded by the coding sequence ATGTCTCTTGTGCAACGCTATGGGAAGCCAGATTTTTTTGTGACAATCACTTGCAATGCAAACTGGCCAGAAATTAAAAATGAACTTGCTCGTGGAGAAGAAGCTCAGAACCGACCAGATATAGTAGCTCGGGTTTTCCGGGCTAAACTAATGGCTTTGAAGAAAAAAATAGTAGAGGATAAAATCTTTGGAGAAGTTGCCGCATTTGTATATGTAGTAGAATTCCAGAAAAGAGGCCTTCCCCACGCACATCTTCTACTAATTATGAAGCCATGTAGTAAAATGAATTGTCCTGAAGATTTTGATAAGTTTGTAAGCGCCGAGATTCCCCCGATGACAAATGAAAGCCTCCGCACGGCTGTGCTGAAGCATATGATGCACGGCCCATGTGGTCGTCTAGACCCTGACCGTCAATGCATGAAACACAAAAAGACTGAAGGCCACTGCAAGTATAGTTACCCAAAGCCATTTGCATCTGACACCACAAATAGTGATGATGGATATCCAGTCTACAAGCGCCGTGATACAGGAGAGAGCGCTAAGATCAGAGGCCATGATCTCAACAATCAGTGGGTTATTCCATATAATCCATACCTGCTTGATCTGTTCGACTGCCACCTCAATGTAGAAGTATGCTCCACCATCCAAGCAGTCAAATACTTATATAAGTATGTTTATAAAGGTCATGACAAGATATCATTTAACGTTGCGGCAGAGGGTGAAGTAAAAGTGGTTGATGAAATAGAACAATATCAGTCTGGCCGCTGGGTGTCTCCAGTAGAAGCAATCTGGCGCATCTATGGGTTTGATCTGTTCGAGATTCACCCGCCAGTTATGCCATTGCCAGTCCATCTTCCATGTATGCAATCAATACAGCTCAGACCTCATGAAAACTTATCTCGTGTAGTTTCAGACGAAAAGCGGATAAGAACACCATTGACTGAATTCTTCAGGCTTAATAGTGTTAATAGTGAAGCTGCTAATCAAAATGCTATTACTAATCAGGCTGCTAATCATAGTGCTTCTACTAATCAGCCCGTTGAGAAGTACCTATACCCCAACTTCACAGAGCACTACCGATGGGATACAACGCAACGGACGTGGTTCAAGAGAAAAACCAAATCAATTGTAATAGGGAGACTTGTATTCGTTTCCCCGTCGGAAGGAGAACGTTATTTCTTGAGGTTGCTACTTGCTCATGTGAAAGCACCCAAATCGTTTGAAGATCTTCGAACTGTCAACGGCCAACTTTTTACAACATACCAAGAAGCTGCACTAGAACTTAGGTTAGTGGAGCAAGATAACATGGTCGATTTGTGCCTCAACGAAGCAATAGCTGTGCAAATGCTCTTTGCTCTCCGGCACCTATTTGCAACTCGCTCATTTTTACGCCAACCAAAAGACCCACCGACCTTTGGGATAAGTACTACACTTCACTCTCTGAAGATTACTCAAGAGAATACCCATGCGACACCTATACTGTACGGGTTCTTACCGTTCGTAAGCTAG